The following are encoded in a window of Terriglobales bacterium genomic DNA:
- a CDS encoding LutB/LldF family L-lactate oxidation iron-sulfur protein, whose amino-acid sequence MHGTAAQEFLRHSVEKTSDLEHRRIIRWNIDNYDTAVGRGKSRFADWEAARDRCQQIKREALAHLDEYLLQFEKQVIDRGGKVFWASNSEEAREYIRDLAVARGVKRIVKSKSMVTEEIHLSPVLEKAGIEVWETDLGEYIVQLRNEPPYHIVTPAMHLTRLQIAELFRAKLPDVTADDHQSLVAAARRALRKAFFSAEMGISGANFIVADAGMIAISTNEGNGRLCTSVPRIHVVVTGIEKVVPRLQDLAVLWPVLATAGTGQPITTYSTLIGGPRQPGEADGPDEFHVVLVDNGRSELLADAEQREVLHCIRCGACLNACPVFRHVGGHTYGATYQGPIGSVLTPHLRGPEFSHLSYASSLCGACAEVCPVRINLPHHLLENRRNSVRAGDEPVKESLGFKLWRWAMQDATRYRIFGALARTAARALYSMGYEGSSFDPAAAWSAYHAAPEIPKQSFRQWWERQDGKR is encoded by the coding sequence ATGCATGGCACCGCTGCCCAGGAATTTCTGCGCCACTCGGTAGAGAAGACATCGGACCTCGAACACCGCCGCATCATCCGGTGGAACATCGATAATTACGACACCGCCGTCGGTCGGGGAAAATCACGCTTCGCAGACTGGGAGGCTGCGCGTGACCGCTGCCAGCAGATTAAGCGCGAAGCGCTAGCTCACCTCGATGAATATCTGCTGCAGTTCGAAAAGCAAGTTATCGATCGTGGCGGCAAGGTCTTCTGGGCGAGTAACTCCGAGGAGGCACGGGAATACATCCGTGACCTGGCTGTCGCTCGCGGCGTCAAGCGCATCGTCAAATCCAAATCCATGGTGACGGAGGAGATTCACCTCTCCCCGGTGCTGGAAAAAGCCGGGATCGAGGTGTGGGAGACCGATCTCGGGGAGTACATCGTCCAGCTACGCAACGAGCCGCCATATCACATCGTCACCCCGGCGATGCACCTGACGCGCCTGCAGATCGCGGAGCTATTCCGCGCCAAGCTGCCCGATGTTACCGCCGACGATCACCAGAGCCTGGTGGCGGCTGCGCGCCGCGCCTTGCGTAAGGCATTTTTTTCCGCCGAGATGGGAATCTCAGGCGCGAACTTCATCGTGGCCGATGCCGGCATGATCGCCATCTCCACTAATGAAGGCAATGGCCGCCTCTGCACCAGCGTTCCGCGCATTCACGTCGTGGTCACGGGAATCGAAAAGGTTGTTCCGCGGCTGCAGGATCTCGCGGTCCTCTGGCCAGTGCTGGCGACTGCGGGCACGGGCCAGCCCATCACCACGTACAGCACTCTGATCGGCGGTCCACGTCAGCCTGGCGAGGCTGACGGACCCGACGAATTCCATGTTGTCCTGGTCGATAACGGCCGCAGTGAGTTGCTGGCGGATGCCGAGCAGCGCGAGGTTTTGCATTGCATTCGATGTGGCGCCTGCCTGAATGCCTGTCCAGTGTTCCGCCACGTCGGCGGGCACACCTACGGGGCCACTTACCAGGGCCCGATCGGTAGTGTCCTCACGCCGCACCTGCGCGGACCAGAGTTCAGCCATCTCTCCTACGCTTCTTCTTTATGCGGAGCTTGTGCCGAGGTGTGTCCGGTACGCATCAATCTGCCGCATCACCTGCTCGAAAACCGCCGCAACTCGGTACGCGCCGGAGACGAGCCAGTCAAGGAGAGTTTGGGGTTCAAGCTGTGGCGCTGGGCGATGCAGGATGCCACGCGGTATCGGATTTTCGGCGCACTGGCGCGCACGGCGGCCCGAGCCTTGTACTCCATGGGATATGAGGGCTCATCATTTGATCCCGCTGCCGCCTGGAGCGCATATCACGCCGCTCCTGAGATTCCTAAGCAATCATTCCGTCAGTGGTGGGAGAGGCAAGATGGAAAGCGCTAG
- a CDS encoding LUD domain-containing protein, with protein sequence MESASQSSREQILERIRNALRARVPLPASRAEPRGIFSPIPSPLERFAAECAANYTELTLTANRMETVEALTKILGELPVGEIYVQDVPELRELITRADGREVKWSSQGPPSEASQATITQAEALVAITGSILVSSVGCGGRGSSIVAPCHIVIARLQQLVPDLERALAMVTERGLPARSSFVGLITGCSRTADIEKLLVIGAHGPRRLVVILQQ encoded by the coding sequence ATGGAAAGCGCTAGCCAATCCAGCCGTGAACAGATCCTGGAGCGTATTCGAAACGCCCTGCGCGCGCGGGTGCCTTTGCCCGCCTCGAGAGCGGAACCCAGAGGCATCTTTTCACCGATCCCCAGCCCGCTGGAGCGCTTTGCCGCCGAGTGCGCCGCCAATTACACCGAGCTGACGCTCACAGCTAACCGCATGGAAACCGTGGAAGCACTCACGAAGATCCTGGGTGAACTGCCGGTGGGAGAAATCTATGTGCAGGACGTTCCTGAGCTCCGCGAGCTCATTACTCGTGCCGATGGCAGGGAAGTGAAGTGGTCGTCGCAAGGGCCGCCGTCGGAAGCTTCTCAGGCCACTATCACGCAAGCTGAGGCATTGGTGGCCATCACCGGGTCGATCCTAGTTTCTTCGGTTGGTTGCGGCGGTCGCGGATCATCGATTGTAGCTCCCTGCCACATCGTCATAGCCCGGCTGCAGCAACTCGTGCCCGACCTCGAGCGTGCACTTGCAATGGTCACCGAGCGCGGGCTTCCCGCGCGCAGCTCCTTTGTTGGCCTGATTACCGGATGCAGCCGCACCGCCGATATCGAGAAGTTGCTGGTGATTGGGGCACATGGGCCCCGGAGGTTGGTAGTGATCCTGCAACAATAG
- a CDS encoding DUF3291 domain-containing protein produces MSRAYHLAQINIGRLLAPLDDPVMADFVANLDPINALADKAPGFVWRFQTEEGNATAVRPYEDDRIAINFSVWTDLESLRNYVFRSPHAEVMRRRREWFERLTDVYVALWWVPAGHQPTVAEAVAKLEHLRQNGPSPDVFTFREVFPPPDASGDESVRPVEDACPA; encoded by the coding sequence TTGTCCCGCGCATATCATCTCGCACAGATCAATATAGGACGCTTGCTGGCGCCGCTGGATGACCCAGTGATGGCCGACTTTGTCGCCAACCTGGATCCGATCAACGCGCTTGCCGACAAGGCTCCTGGGTTCGTGTGGCGGTTTCAGACCGAGGAAGGAAATGCCACAGCGGTCCGGCCCTATGAGGACGATCGCATCGCTATTAATTTCTCGGTGTGGACGGATCTGGAGTCGCTGCGGAATTATGTTTTCCGGAGTCCGCATGCGGAGGTGATGCGTCGCCGGCGTGAGTGGTTCGAGCGCCTGACCGACGTCTACGTTGCCCTCTGGTGGGTGCCGGCCGGACATCAGCCGACGGTTGCGGAAGCGGTGGCAAAGCTGGAGCATCTCCGCCAGAACGGACCTTCGCCAGATGTGTTCACGTTCCGTGAGGTATTTCCGCCACCTGATGCTTCGGGGGATGAGAGCGTAAGGCCGGTGGAGGATGCCTGCCCGGCGTAG
- a CDS encoding STAS domain-containing protein gives MSLERTDNANGGPTVLKLNGPLTITTLFSFQEAVRKDPPSVLILDLAEVPYMDSAGLGSVVNAFISYQKNNRRLALVGVNERLMNLIKLTKVDMFLPIYANLNDAESKLGRAVGR, from the coding sequence ATGAGCCTGGAGCGCACGGACAACGCGAATGGCGGGCCGACAGTATTGAAGTTGAACGGGCCGCTCACCATCACCACCTTGTTTTCTTTCCAGGAGGCGGTTCGCAAGGACCCGCCGTCGGTTCTGATCCTGGACCTGGCCGAAGTCCCCTATATGGATTCAGCGGGATTGGGTTCGGTGGTGAATGCCTTTATCTCCTACCAGAAGAATAATCGACGGCTCGCTCTGGTCGGAGTAAACGAGCGCCTGATGAATCTGATCAAGCTCACCAAAGTCGACATGTTCTTGCCGATTTATGCCAACCTCAACGATGCGGAATCGAAGCTCGGCAGGGCGGTCGGACGCTGA
- a CDS encoding helix-turn-helix domain-containing protein translates to MSTGSRQELVFKALADHRRREILDLLKDQPRTTGELCQHFRSLDRCTVMQHLGVLEKADLIIVKRDGRLRWNYINPLPIKEIYDRWISGYAAGALEILARMKREIEG, encoded by the coding sequence ATGTCAACCGGGAGCCGGCAGGAATTGGTTTTCAAAGCCCTAGCCGATCACCGCCGGCGGGAGATTCTCGATCTCTTGAAGGACCAACCCAGAACTACGGGCGAGCTTTGCCAGCACTTTCGCAGCCTGGACCGCTGCACCGTGATGCAGCACCTGGGGGTGCTCGAGAAGGCGGATCTGATTATCGTCAAACGCGACGGACGGTTGAGGTGGAACTACATCAATCCGCTGCCCATTAAGGAGATTTACGATCGCTGGATCAGCGGTTACGCGGCGGGAGCCCTGGAGATTCTGGCGCGGATGAAACGGGAGATTGAGGGTTAG
- a CDS encoding SRPBCC domain-containing protein, giving the protein MELKFQIQAKINKPRAEVFDAVYKPSKIRGYFATGGSSGPLVEGREVIWQFADFPGEVPVHVKIVVPNERIVFEWAAAAEPKPGQQPSPNQLPASADYNTRVEMTFETLSPNSTLVRIAESGWHQTQHDLNSSYDNCGGWMNMACCLKAYLEYGINLREGMF; this is encoded by the coding sequence ATGGAACTCAAATTTCAGATACAGGCCAAAATCAATAAGCCGCGCGCGGAGGTCTTCGACGCCGTCTACAAGCCCAGCAAGATTCGCGGATACTTCGCCACTGGAGGCTCCAGCGGCCCTCTAGTCGAAGGCAGGGAGGTCATCTGGCAATTCGCTGATTTTCCCGGCGAGGTTCCGGTTCACGTGAAAATAGTCGTGCCTAACGAGCGCATCGTCTTCGAGTGGGCGGCTGCGGCTGAGCCCAAACCCGGGCAACAGCCTAGTCCCAACCAGCTGCCTGCGTCAGCCGACTACAACACCAGAGTGGAAATGACTTTTGAGACGCTTTCCCCCAACTCGACCCTGGTGCGCATTGCCGAATCCGGCTGGCATCAGACGCAGCACGACCTGAACAGCTCCTACGACAACTGCGGAGGGTGGATGAACATGGCTTGTTGCCTGAAGGCCTATTTGGAATACGGCATTAATCTGCGGGAAGGAATGTTCTGA